CTTTGTGTAACTGAATTGACACTTGGCCTTGATACCTGTATCTCCTGATAACTGAAAcaaatttctaaaataaatattgtacTTTGATCTTCCAGCCCTGCATTTTTAATGACAGCTCTGAACATCACTTCATTAAGAATACATTTCAGGAGACTGAAATGCTCCGAGTTTGAACACTAATTATTTGTACAGAAAATTATGACTGCGACGTTTCATTTTTCAGCCCATTGGTTTCTTCCAGAAATGAGAATTTATACTCGATTTTTAGGAAATGTACTTTCTTGGATGCAGATTTATAGCATTTGTAGTGTGGCAGCTATGTAGAAACGTATCCAGTTTTCCACTAAGTCTTTTGCAACTTGACAAATCATTTTGGTTCGTCGAGATATCTGGGGAAATAACGTACTTTAGAGAATGGAGGGAACCTTGAGGTGTTCAGTGTCTCCTGACTTACCTATCCCCTTTCATTTCGTTTAGAAACATTTTCTGAATATTCATCTGGCAATTACTAGGTAAAACGAATTTTTAAAAATCGAGGTAGGGGTTATATCGGGCATCGCTCATATGTCTGGGTTTGACATAAGTTTGGGGATACAGAGGTTTAAGGACGACGCAAGCGCGAGCGCCGCCGTTTCGCTTGTCTAGCGAGTTATTGCTCCTCCAGGAAGCAGAGGTGCGGGTCGGGCTCCTCACGTGGGGTTCTCCCTCGACTCAGGCTGCCCCAGCTACAGCTTAGACTCGAGGAGACAACAGGTGCGCTCCTGCCCCGATGCGGCTCTAGTGGCGCGGCTGGAGCTTGGCAGTGAGCGGGGGGCACCCGACGGCTGCGGGCGGGGGTGCGCGGGGCAATGCCTGTGTGCGTGTCCTCCGGGCCGCGCTGTCGGCCGGGGCTCGCTGCGGTTCCCCGTTAGCCGCCATGTCCCGTGTTGACGTGGCGCAGCCCCCGGCGGATCGCTCATCGGCGGTACTGGGAGGTGTTCGTGTGTGGTGGATGGAGGTGCCGAACCCCGTGAGCCCCGCACCCGTGCAGGCGGATGGGGAGCTCTATCGCCCGCAACCTCACTCCCTGGCGGGAGCTGCTGCCGGGCCTCGGGGTCCTGCAGCAGCGGCTAACCTTGCCTCGATGCATCAATGCGTGGTAAAAGCGCTGGATGCGGGACCCTTGTCTTCCTGTTGCCAGGCTGGTAAGCAGTTACCTGGCACATGGGAAGAGCTTGATATGACTGCTGCGTAGTGTTACATGGGGTCGAGCTTTTATTTCTCCCCAGGACTCAATATGGAGCCGTGGGAGAGGACTTGGCACTTTAATCCCTTCAAAGAAACCGATCTAATTCAAGCCCTACAACTCTTGAAAGTCTTTGAGCGGACAGTGATTGTTTCCACAGGAAAGGCAGATAAAGATCTCTGTGTGCTGGCGTTTAAAGAGACTTCAGTGGCGGTGCGAATACAATTGAACCCAGCGACTGCGGGGAGGATCGAGTTACCTGTGCAAACAGCTCCAGAGGACCAGAGCCAGCCGAcatctgcccccacctcctcAAGACGGAGATGAACGTCCTGGTTTGGTACCTGGCCAAAGAGGCCGGCGTTTGCGATGGCCTCGGAGCAGATGGGGAAGCGGGGAGGAGAGGAGCGCGTTTCCAGGGCCCCCGGCGGAGCGCGGAGCTGAGCGGGCCCGCGGAGAGGCGCGGGGCCCCGCCTGCCCCTTGCTGGGCGGCACATGCGAGGGGACCCgccagctctgcagcccacTGAGCTCAGCAGCCGACGGTGGCGGCAAGCTGTGACCCAGATGTGCCTGGTGCTGGTTAGAGGGTCAATAGCCTCACACATGGTCGAACGCAAGGCAGGTTAGACCCTTCATACACAGATGCGTATAGAGATGTATAGACAGAGGCCGAAAGGTGCGGGATGAAGTAACAAAGCGCTTGGGGCCGACTTTGTCTTTGGGGCAGGAGGTGAAAGAGCAGGGGAGGCAGAGACGCGGTAGCAGCGTTCGTGCTCCGGAGAAGCCACTGCCATCTCCACTCCCCGCCGGCGCAAGACAGGCCGGCTCAGCAGGCCCGCCAAGAGAGACTCCGGTGttcatttaaagaaattatgtttCTTACAGCCGGCTCCCGCTAGGGAAGAGGAAacttttgctttctgtttccCGGCTGCCCGGTTTGTCGGTGTGTCTGTCTGAGAGAGCGCTTGCTGCTCGTGGcagcctgctgctcctccccgGGCCCGGCTGGGCGCCTGGCCTGGCCCCGCGCCAGGCGGGGGCTCCCGGTAACAAGGGGGCAATGCCGGCTGAGCGAAGTGAAACAAATCCAGCTACCAGAGGAGAAAATGCGCGGTTATTTGCCGAGTCATATCGAGGGCATACCCCTCAGCCTCGGGGGAAGGGCGGgcggagggagggagaggggaggaacCACCGACAATTACTCCAGGGAAGTCTTACGGCTGGGATCGACCAGCCCCGACCAGGTGAACTCGCTGTGTTATGTTACCTTCAGTCTTTAAACACTATCAGAGGAATCCGGAGGCAGATTCCTCGAGCGATAACAAAGCCGCGTTGTCACTTTAGAGCTCTGCTAcaaatttaattgaaaaaaaaaaaaaaaaaaagggcggGGGGATCCAGTGTCTTGCACATCCAACGCGAGGGTCTCTAGGCGGTAAGGGGTCCTTTGATCAAGAAAATCCAATTATTTGTGTATATACATTTCCCACATAGTGATTACTTCATTAATTGTCCCGCCTTtatctcctcccttcccatcccCCCTAATAATCAGTTCTTTTATCCAGACCAACAAACACACCATAGGAGCTTTGTGGATTCAAAGGATTTGCTTTCGCTTCTGAAAGAGCCGCTATTCTTTGATGATTGGGTAGCGGCAAACTTCAAAGCCATAAATCTTCCCTCTGACTGGTTGGCGGCCCGGCAAAGTCCTTATCAAATTCTTGGAGGTGATCCTGGCGCAGTCAGACAGTCCGCGGAGATCGCGCAGCGCGGGGGGGTGGGACGCGCACGGAGGCGAAGAGATCAGaaggaaagagagggagagggggagagagaaggaaactGGGCAgcttctcctcttcccctcgGCGTCCTCATGCCTCGGCAGTGCCCCGGCGCCTTCCCTTCGCTCCGGGCGCAGTAGCCATGGCCGCGGTGGCTGTCCTCCGCAACGACTCCCTCCAGGCTTTCCTCCAGGTCAGTACCCGCACCCGGTGTTGCTCGAACTGCGCCGAGTCCCACGGTTTGTGACCCGCATTGCGCGGGGGCAGCTGGCGTCAGCCGCCTTCCTCCCGGGGCTCTTCCCGGCGGGCGGCCCGGAGAGGTAGGTGGGGACCCCCGCGGTGGTAGGAGGCCGGGCTCGGGCTTCTCGGGCTTGTAACTTCCCTCTCCCGCCAGCAGCCCGTTACTAACTCCAGGCAGTGCTCCGTGGCAAGAGCTGTgggaggcgcgggggctgccTCCCTGCCCACAGCGGCAGTTTCCCCGGCCCAGGAGCGGCGGCAGGGCCGGCGGCACTGACCGCAGGCGGGACCGGTGTctgggcggggcgggggggccgGGCACGTCCTGCCCTCTGGATGCGCATTGTTTTCAGAAAGTTTACCAGCCGTGCGGGCAGCGGCGGGCCGGCCCCAGCCGCGCACGGGCAGTGGTGCGGGAAGTTTCTCGCAGGCCGGTGTCTACGGGCGGTGAGTAACGCGctctcttccctccttcccttctcccctccctcctgttcCTGCGCAGGACCGCACCCCCAGCGCCTCCCCAGACTTGGCCAAGCACTCGCCTCTGGCTCTTCTGGCCGCTACTTGTAGCCGGATCGGGCAGCCGGGCGCAGCGCCCTCGGATTTCCTGCCGGTCTCCTACGACCCGACGCTGGGATCCCCCTCTAGGATCTTCCACCCGTGGAGCGGCGAGATGCCAGCGCACTCCCCAGGAGGGCTGCCTCCGCCGCATCCCAGCTTGGGGTTGACCCCTCAGAAGAATCACCTGCAACCCTCCTTCGGAGGTTCTCACGAACTGCCCCTCACCCCCCCGGCGGACCCCTCCTATCCCTACGAGTTCTCCCCCGTCAAGATGCTGCCCTCCTCCATGGCCGCCCTGCCGTCCAGCTGCCCGCCCGCCTACGTCCCCTACGCCGCCCAGGCCGCCCTGCCGCCCGGGTACTCCAACCTGCTTCCGCCCGCTCAGCCCTGCCGGCAGCTGTCGCCCAACCCGCCGCCCGAGGACATCCCCTGGTGGAGCATCCAGCAGGCCAGCGCCCCGGGCGGCTGCGGCCACCGCTTCCCCGCAGCGGCGGCGCTGCCGCGGAGCCTTGTGCTGGGGCACTCGGACTTCGCTCAGTACCAGACGCAGATCGCCGCCCTGCTGCAGACCAAGTCTCCCCTGGCGGCAACGGCCAGGAggtgccgccgctgccgctgccccAACTGCCAGTCGGCCGCAGGCAGCGCCCCTGAGGCGGAGCCGGGCAAGAAGAAGCAGCACATCTGCCACATCCCCGGCTGCGGCAAGGTGTACGGCAAGACCTCGCACCTGAAGGCGCACCTGCGCTGGCACACGGGCGAGCGGCCCTTCGTCTGCAACTGGCTCTTCTGCGGGAAGAGCTTCACCCGCTCCGACGAGCTGCAGCGGCACCTGCGGACTCACACGGGCGAGAAGCGCTTCGTCTGCCCCGAGTGCGGGAAGCGCTTCATGCGCAGCGACCACCTGGCCAAGCACGTCAAGACCCACCAGAACAAGAAGCTGAAGGCGGCGGCGGACGGCGTCAAGCGGGAGGACAGCCGCGACCTGTGACCGCCGGGGCAGCCGGCGGCTGCTGCCTCTgcgggccgagccgagccgcgGCGGGACCCGGGCGGGGGGCGTTTCTACGCcgggggcagggagagggcgGCCGGCTCTCGGACTCTCGCCGGGCACGGCGAGCAGTACCCCGGCCGGGGGCGGCCTCCGCGGACCCTCAGGCCCGGGACTGGACGCTCGTAGGGCCCCGGGGCCGTTCAGAGGCaggcgcccggcccggcctggaGCGCGGCTGAGGAGGGTCCCGGGCGCTGGGGCACGAGCGGGGCCGGCCCAGTCCGGCCGCGGGGGTCGAGGCTTATAGACACCTGGGGGTGAGATGGCAGCGTCGGTGTGGCCGCGCTGGGGCTCGGCCCTCGTGCTTTCAGGGTAACAGACTGAAGTTTTGTGTACAGGTTATTTAATAGTTACGTTTGAATACACGTGTTCCCCTCCGTCTTCGACCCCGCGCGGGGTCTAGCATGAGATGTTTCTGTAAAGCGACCCGCGACCGCAGCGTGAAATAAACGCGTTCACACCGGGGTCAGCAGGGACGGTCCCGCCGCGTCGGTCTCTTTTGATCCTTCCCCGGGTGCCCCGCGCGCGGCCGCTGCCTTGCCGCCATTTCCCGCTGAGGCGGCGGgccggctccggctccggctccggctccgCTCCATCGCGGCGGCCGAGCGGAGCTCAGCGCACGGTGACCTGAGAGCTGCTCATGGTAAACTCCTTTAAAATCCCGGCAGCTGCTTCGGACGGGTGTGCCTGTTGGCTTTGGTTGGTGAGTTGGgtggttgggtttggggttaggtttttaaagttattttcaatattttgtttCCTACACATGAAgctgagagaaaaaagagaaatgcatGGTGCCAGTACTGAGAATGAACCTACAGGTCAAGTTCTACAGACTGGGATATATATTTGTGCAGAAGTGGGCAGCAGTCAGTGCTAGTGATGCCCCTTCTCAGAGGTCCAGGCCACAGGGCCAGCCCCAAACAGCCACTCCCAGCCTAAGCTCTCTGTGGCACAACAGAGCTAAAACATGCTTCCCGAATGTTAACTTCCTGTAAAACTGCAGAATTTAGGGGCTGAGATACTTGTTACCCTGCCAGTACAACAAAATGGCAGTCACTGGCCTGCAAAGGGGAAGACACTTGGCACAAAACTGTGTCTAGAAGTACCTAGTAGATAGTGACAGCCTTTAAGTTTTCTTGTCTCTCACTGGGCATCACATAAGTATAGgcatatttcttttaaaataataacttCTCTTACTGCAGCGAGAtccctatttattttttaaattgaaatctATGTAGCCAAACAAACTGAGCAACCTGATCAGTGATCTGCTAAATTTTGCATTCTAACATTGAGAATACTCCTTATTTGCTCCTTATAGTTTTGCAACATCAGCTTTATTTTCTGATTACCTAATGAGacagtgaaataaaaagtgCCTTCAAAACTTCATCAGGACTAATCTGGAACTGTTCAGCTTCAGGTGAGATCCTCTGGTGGTAGTTGTCAAGCAAGCTTTGGCACAACTATATTGGTAGAGATAGACTTTGCCGTGGACTTATGAATCAAGAAAAAACACAGCTTGATAAACGTTTGTAATGACAGGACATGTAAAACAAATGTGTTTGTATGTATGTCAAATACCGCCAAGAATCTCTTCTCCTGGGGAATAATGAGATAATACCATGAGAACCCTCGTATCTGAAGTAATGAGAAGTTAATGGACAGTTACCATGGTACAGGTcgttaataatattttaatatttattattctGAATTAATTTCCCACAGCATATTCTTAGGGTCAACTTACTGAATCAATAACCAAGCAGCTGTCTTCTTTTCTACTGAAGAATCTTCTGTATACTGTCATATTTTAGAAAACCTTGAGAGGAATATGTTTAGCTTCATTAGTTAGCATTCCTTGCCAAAGATTCAGGTGTCAGAAGTGTGTGGTTGAGGGATATTAAGTAGAAGATATCTTTAGTGTTCCAGATGGAGTGACAGCAAGACAAGAAATAAACAATGGACCTGATCCAGAAGTCCTTAgcaaaaaaaagtctttgagACAGAAGTGCATCCCATTTACTACTGATGTAGGACTGAAATATTTCATCAGGAATTACAGTgtttctgtaattttaaaatgtgtttgtgcaagtatttcttgctttttaagATGTTTCATGGCACACAGTGGCAATCTGGTTCCTTTCTTTGCTATTAAGTTACATTAAGAATGTAGAGTTGGAGAATTTCAGATTGCTGTAAAAGAGAGTTTGTTTCACTAAATAGTCTTTCAATTCTGTGTGTGGATCAAAACTACTTAAAATAGAGAGTGGTAGAAAGTGCTTTTGTTGGTAGCAGTACAGGAGAAACAACAGCATGCCAGAGTAGGAGAGGTCTCTTACAGGATAGAATAATTCCCACATGGCGATGGCCTTTCCTGCTGAGTGAGTGCCAAGATGAAGTGTTAGTGTGAGCTGAAGCAATGCCTTAGATGGTTTCTGGGGCAAGTTTAGCCTAAGAGCAAGAGACCGCTTCCTCTTAGAGCAGATGTAACTAGCAGAGATTAGCCTGATAATGACAGATGTGGTGACTTCTAAGCTGGACCCTTATGGAAAGATTTTTCTCCAGTTTGAAGACATGCTGAATTTGCCAAGCATCTATGTTGTCTGGTCTAGCAGACTATTTTGGGTTCTTATTCCTTCCACAAGACACAGCTTGTACGGAAATACTGGAAGTTTAACCACTCACTTAAGTATGAGCCTGCAAATAATTTGGGTCTGAAGCAAAAGACTGTAGCCCGGCAGTGTCAGCACCATTTCAAAGAGGCGGTGGTATCTGattcacaaaaaaccccaccacagtGGTGTTGTGTTGTAGCCTCTGCACCTTGTATCTATATATGTGTAATGACACATATACATTAAAGCTCGAAAGTGCACAGCTTAAAATACATACAGTCAAAATTAGTTAAAAGCCTGTCATGAGTGAGAGATGTATTTAAGTGAGAACCCATAGCATCAAATGCTAATGAAAACCTTATTCTCTAAGagtggcacacacacacacacacacaaaaagaggCAGAAAATTAGGGACTTAGGAGACTTACTTAGGTAAGTGAAACTAACTGtttataatataaaaaatatttaacaaaacTATTTCTTTGTAAAGCTTTTAAATAGTTCATTGGGAAAAGGAAGTATACATGCATCATAGCTGTTTCATACTCATCTGTAAATAGCTAAATCATATGATAGCTTTTCAATTGAAATCATTAAACTTTTTTAGTAATATGGTATTTAAATATACATGTGACCTTTCTGATGTATAGGTAGAGCATTACAAAAATATATTGCTTACATCTCAAGAATTTATTTCTAGTTGCCAAATTGCACTCCAtaataaaattaacttttaattttgcattcacaaaatacattttatactTTTAGCTGTTTCCAATCAACTAGAACAGCTGTtcattttataaaattaatttattaatattcTTCTTAATTATAAATTTTGAGTACATATGCTGCTCAAGGTCAATTCATTTCCTAATTTAAAACTTAAATGTCATTGGTATAATAGACATATCATATAAACCAATTCATCTGGTATttaattcaaataaattaaCCTCAACAAAAAAATGGGATATAGTAAAGAAAGTTGAGATTTGGTCTTTAAGCagagaacattaaaaaataccCACAACTAATCAACATTGTTTTCCAgatagtttggttttttttaatatgttgttaatcaaattatttttggtCAAAGGTCAAATAGAATAAGACTTTCACCTGGGAGAAGGTTGCAGGATTGCCCTTTTGATCCCAACTGACCAGATTTTCATTGCAATAATCCAacaaatttataaaattatGTTTCCTACCTCCTCAACTACTCTTATAGAAAAATAGAAAGTTTTTTTAAGCTATATTGGGAGATGTACTTCCTAAAACTATCATAGTGTAATTCTTCCTTCCATATTAAATTAAGGGtgtaatttttgaaagaaatatttaatcttCAATTATTTGCAGATTTTGTTAGATTGCATTTTAAAGTAACTACAACGTAACTATCTCACTTGGTAAATTCACATATCTAGTAATAGTGCTGAATACTGAAGAAATAGGGAATATAATATGCTGCTGTCTTGAAACTCTTAGATGAAAGATACCTTTTACTGTTCAGTGATATTCAGTGACTCAGGACACCACTCAGAAGTTCATAAATAGGTCAAGTTTGTGTCTCTGTGCAAGTAGTCGCACAATTACTGAGGCCCTTTTAAATGAGTCTTGTAATATTTAATGGATCTTGTCATCCTATTCTTATACTGAGCAGTAAGAAACAGAAGTATAATGTCCCGCTTGTTGTCAGATTTTATAGTTTCCATACAACcttgtttttcctctgttaCAGTTTTTGGAATTATTTCAGACTTTTTATGAGATTGTGAATCCTGTGGTAAAGATGTGGGGTTTGCCACTCTGGCACATGATAGAATCAGCTCAAAGACCTATTAGATTTTCCTGccaaacttttaaaaacaacttTTTACCAAAGAGGATCCCTAAATCTTCAAGACTACTGAGCTTTCCTTCAGAGGGATTTCCTAGCAGGTATCTTCAATaactttatatttaaatattgtcCAAGCCACTGAGGACCTGGAAATGTGCAGCACCCAGCACGGCTCACCCTTGTCAGGTAAGTGTTGGTATGCATCATAGAGAAGAAGGATCCAAGGCCCTAGGCTGATTGAAGAAATAGAAGTGCATGTAATCCAAAGGGTCTTTTAAATAACTTTATGGGTTTTATTCCCTGTTAATATTTACTCCAAACTGATTTGAAGTCATGTAGGTGTTTCAGTATGGATAAtgaaaatcaaagaaaacaaacatgtaTTTTGACCTTCTGACTGTGACAAGTCAGTAGGAGATTATGGATAGTGAGATTTGGCTTTGAGCCTGGAGGACATCAGTGCTGTTTTTCTTCTCATCATCTCTTAATATCTTTTGTGTTACACATTTACTTAATGACACACAAAATCCCATTGTGTCCCTGACCCAGGCCTGGCGATTACATCATTGCTTAGCCATGTCAGCAGGAGCTGACCTGGGGCAGCGTACAAAGCCTGTGTGCTCCTGAGAAGGGTTATGGACGTCCACTCAGGGGCATGTAGGGACATGTAGACACGTAGAGGGTCTCCATTTCCTCTTCAGGTGGCTGTGGGGTGCATCCTGTGCTGCAATGTACTGAAGTTAGTGGCCAAGACCTTCTGAAGAACTGGCAAGTTTGTACTGAGGTACAAACTGAGTTGCTCTTCACTGAACGATTTAAGTGCACTCTTTAAAGGTGCAGAGGCCTTGTACAGAGTGAATAAATTCAGATTCTACAGTGCTCCTGTCTTGAAGCTCTTAGAAGAAATATACCTTTCACTGTTCAGTGATGTTCAATGAATTTAGCAGACCACTTAGAAGTTCATAAATAGGGCAAATTTATATCTCTCTGCACATAGTTATCAAGGCACTTTTAAAGGAGCCTTGTACAAAGGCAGTTCATCTCAATCTGCCTTCTCTGGAGTATCAGTCGTGGCCATTAATGCCAGTAATGAGCAAGTTACTCGCTTTAGACTACATCCTAATTTGTCCTTCCTGTCAATCTGTGCCATCATAAAGTGCAatcttttttacatttttaattttctgtggcCACTGGATTTTAGGCCTTTATCGTGACAGTGACTGACATGTCCTAAACTGAGTATATTACATCACCATAACATTTAGTATGGAGGAATGATGAACCACaagggggaaaatgaaaaataaacccaccttttttttaggatactcatattcaaaatgaaaaataatattcaaaTGCCATAAACTGATATTTTTCACAACTTAAATGTGTCATTTTGCAAATACCAAAGTCAATAGCTTTATCAGAAACAATAGTGTGAACCTatggttttggatttttaaaaggtaGTGTTGTCTGCAAAAACAATATATTCCTATTATCTGTAAGTTCCTGTTCTTATAACAGTACTGGCTGTTTAAACAATGTTCCAGTATTACCCTGTGTACtacttgaaaacatttttcattttcctttttaatagGAACCAGACATCACAGAGCACACTTCCAAAATAGGCTCTAATTATAAAGCAggttaaaagaaattttattagCCAAAGCCCATATCTTCACTTAGGGTCATATCCCACATGCTTTTTTTCAGGATCAGATGGTGTGCCTGTGATCTCCACATGCAGATCTCTCATCTGTATGGAAAGGAGATGTCAGTCACACTGCCACATTCACCCGTATTTCAGACAGCTCTCCACAGGTCTAGAATCCACATGcgaagaagagaaaggaaaatgcacACTATTCACTCATTAAAGATTAGACAGAAAAGATAACACAGCCTGAGAATGTCAGGTGGTCTCAGTTATCATATGTTAATCCCAAAGGAGTGTGAAAACAGCTTCATTTCTTCCCCTCACATCTAAATAATTAGCTTTTCTTCTGAGCAGGAATAGTGGTAGTGCTTTGCTCTTGTTTAATTCTGCAAAGAGCAGCCAAACACTTGACATCTGCTTGCTTTACATGTTCTAAAACATTGCTTGTGCACCTTAGTAGCCTAATATAGGAAGCCCATTCTTCACAGCATTACCTGACCCTTCAGCAGTGTGGCTCCACTGACTTCTTGCTATTAATTTGCTCTGAAAGAACTGAAAGAGTTTTAAGCTGGCAAAGATTACACTTttatattttccaaaatattaaCCAAATCTTCTTATGTGCCTACATGAGACCTAAGGCTATGTCTGAGCTTCTTAATAAAATGCTTAAATAAATTGTATAATGACACTGAGAAGCTACTTGCAAAATAGCGTAATCAAAGCTGTGTTTGGTGGTTGAATACTTAGGTTGGAGAGAGCAAACCATGAGCAATCTTTTTAGGGGAAGCATGTTCTCtgtaacattttaaaactgCCTGTGAACACTGGAACTGTAACTCTGCTACCCCAGTGGGATCATGAGTCTACAGATAAACACTAAACATATTCAGCATATTCTGGCAGTCTACagggaaatgtttttttctcataaGAGGAAGGGCTTGCCTAAAGTTTTTTCCCACAAGAGGGGGAAGAAGACCTTCATGGATCTGAAGATCACTGTGCTTCTGTCTAGGAGGAGGGTGAGGGAGAAAACAAAGTAGACAGGCAACCTTTCCTTTTCATGGGCCACCTTTGCTTGCCCTCATAACTCTCAACACGAGTAAGGAGTCTGGGTTCCCCTCACATCCTCAATGAAAAGAGGAAGCATAAGACCCAAGAATTTTTTAGAAGCATCTAGCTGCTTCACTTTCCTCAGTTCCCTTATGCAACTCAGGAGAGTTTGTGGTACAACTCCAAAGTTTTCTGCAGGGTGTTCCACTATGCAGCTGTTACATTGCATTTGTGGGGTTTGCTCTCTCCCCTGTTCACAAAACTTCAAATCTTTCTGCCTCACTACACATGAAGATTAAAGTTTCCTAAGCTAAATAAAGTGATTGCAAAGTACTGAAATCACTGGGACTAAAATATGGGAATTACCTTCTAGATTTATCattcaattatttttctcattagaACCACTGTTTTAATCTGCTAAGAAATATCAAATATTAAACAGCCAGTAAAGCAGAATAGTATGTTACATTAAACTAATTCCTTATAAAGTGCCTAAGTACATTAGAATCTCCTTTGTCTTTTTATTATATGCATTCATTCATCCTAgacttaatttaaaataagtgTCAAGTGTCAGATATAATACTGAGATCTAGATTCTGATCTAGTTGCTAGAACCTCTGACACTTAGTGAGCATGTTCAAGAAAGGACAACGAGGGGGGAAAGTTCAAACCTGATTTTAATTAGCCACAGCAATTAGATGTTTCAAATACCCAGAATGATGTATTAGAATTACACAattatttggtttgtttggttgctTTTCAATACACTTGAGAACCAGCTCCTAATTAAGATATACACACTATCAAAGATTAAAAACTCAGATGATGGCAAAAACAATTAGAATGATGATGTAGGTTTAGATTCCCCATGGTTCTTGTACAGAGCTGCAAGACAGCTTAGCGTGTGAACCCATGGA
This is a stretch of genomic DNA from Anomalospiza imberbis isolate Cuckoo-Finch-1a 21T00152 chromosome 7, ASM3175350v1, whole genome shotgun sequence. It encodes these proteins:
- the SP5 gene encoding transcription factor Sp5, producing the protein MAAVAVLRNDSLQAFLQDRTPSASPDLAKHSPLALLAATCSRIGQPGAAPSDFLPVSYDPTLGSPSRIFHPWSGEMPAHSPGGLPPPHPSLGLTPQKNHLQPSFGGSHELPLTPPADPSYPYEFSPVKMLPSSMAALPSSCPPAYVPYAAQAALPPGYSNLLPPAQPCRQLSPNPPPEDIPWWSIQQASAPGGCGHRFPAAAALPRSLVLGHSDFAQYQTQIAALLQTKSPLAATARRCRRCRCPNCQSAAGSAPEAEPGKKKQHICHIPGCGKVYGKTSHLKAHLRWHTGERPFVCNWLFCGKSFTRSDELQRHLRTHTGEKRFVCPECGKRFMRSDHLAKHVKTHQNKKLKAAADGVKREDSRDL